Proteins from a single region of Hydra vulgaris chromosome 12, alternate assembly HydraT2T_AEP:
- the LOC100211484 gene encoding uncharacterized protein LOC100211484 isoform X10 yields the protein MKPQICKGGFVVAIVQSQNNSCFDFITCTSESHITLWKVLKVDYSTLSIFVVHKFQVEGPILNLVASDNIIGFTLDKAIFLCKVVVQTNGEVDISKITHSNDQSHLTSVTEEVNLKLKHQISTTRQQKSTVNQNMINNNGLMTGNKSKQTPVDNIKPTSLGKIRKYKDNWFAEKIFSNKPIKKSEATSYKELCTFNFEESKAFEEKSISTTNEVLLSEKYVWPFAPDCFIPNSVVRSFRKPAYPFIDHLTRITNRLSKQDNVPEEIDFENDFEFSDNDNNYQVTNTKTFSFLSGIKEQISRPDKHDGIFVEKRKLRDDTSASEKKKTRQNVKSVIDNTKVKKRNKVLTKRIPKNEVMNQSFKAEIESASLSKKLPTPQIEIESVSLTECVPPPYDEYTDKEWFPRDIGYDQNFVISYLINQLNTSQPLVFKEILAAITKIHGYNSMSNELFEKFIQILLSYLENPSGQIRHYAVSAFLALSPNRRDVLLKLIPKLNDPIDPVKDAVKRLLNEMAGIKDADTLSSVIRELGEMKSGIMTSDKEVIESFKNTIITNKESFRKLSKFVNSSNSMKIKSQISANITNSSIYKNSVLSNKSLQSDYTQIKSTQFDETDEPTRLDDTANKKIIANIRESQNSLSPKHKSKIENNDNALKKNLSDSNQNKLQVINNKLTKKSDSMYPDLEGNEICDVKNKYKSKVKVKSALKDVNKTHGNFNNENSSATKRPNHTVTTNIEPQNDNSIRLLTINRSSQDISIKVFDKSTPSYRSDGSIISEEHRKLEIDGRIIYNDTLRVTKLGPYKEEKILLSKLLGLFKDEDIWHLNRLLHENIQETTEHLATNLANKLYKRFESLKSNPRLMPKFITNSFSKTLQVESNEELQSSLDVNISKSFNTSCESYIELGPNQMVEKKKQLETLGANKTKRINKKKSKLIEISSIQINNFDTQMNKPESIFFNDTLNLPMKSLSDSFSFEENKSNDQACCFYKTTYNLDKRNESESQISFEHATPNNRDKTISVKQIKSLFKVPPSIKKGNKLASKAPLFNNETQNKNEEKKHVSLFKAKKNKVLLPEISFNNTINKLNSDEKKKKVVLASSLTDNKNLSSNQISEYEINNCSADNISMLLNFLRKGHGVKKKERLSLKLKKTEKLLNIKNTTVRSESLLFTLEEAEQMLRKLNSLQKLTYKTFQSGVCGERILCRLETIASNYKYETITKVIESLPERYGCQIVSVDSGITMYGPLSFYWKSLCNTDLSLNYHQSDPTRNKTDLLTVDNKFYLKPCFLRL from the exons atgAAGCCACAAATCTGTAAAGGGGGATTTGTAGTTGCTATAGTACAATCTCAAAATAATTcgtgttttgattttataacaTGTACAAGCGAGTCGCACATCACTCTTTGGAAAGTTTTAAAAGTGGATTACAGTACTCTGTCTATATTCGTTGTTCACAAGTTTCAGGTTGAGGGACCTATTTTAAATCTAGTTGCATCTGATAATATTATAGGCTTTACTTTggataaagcaatttttttatgcaaagtCGTTGTTCAAACAAATGGTGAAGTTGATATAAGTAAGATTACTCATTCAAACGATCAATCTCATTTAACATCCGTTACCGAg gaagttaatttgaaattaaaacacCAAATATCGACAACAAGGCAACAGAAATCAACAGTAAACCAAAATATGATTAATAATAATGGCTTGATGACCGGTAACAAAAGTAAGCAAACGCCAGTGGACAATATCAAACCAACTTCATTgggaaaaatcagaaaatataaAGACAATTGGTTTGccgaaaaaatatttagtaataagCCAATTAAAAAATCAGAAGCCACCTCTTATAAAGAATTGTGCACTTTCAATTTTGAagaatcaaaagcttttgaagaG aaaagcATTAGCACAACAAATGAAGTTTTATTGTCAGAGAAATATGTTTGGCCATTTGCCCCCGATTGTTTTATTCCGAATTCTGTAGTACGATCGTTCCGAAAACCTGCTTATCCATTTATTGATCATTTAACAAGGATAACGAACCGTTTATCAAAACAGGATAATGTGCCGGAggaaattgattttgaaaatgattttgaatttaGTGATAATGATAACAATTATCAGGTCACTAATACAAAAACTTTCAGTTTCTTGTCTGGAATTAAGGAGCAAATATCTAGACCAGATAAACATGACGGCATATTTGTTGAGAAAAGAAAACTGCG agaTGACACCTCTGCatctgaaaagaaaaaaacaagacaaaatGTAAAGAGTGTAATTGATAATACTAAAGTGAAAAAGCGTAACAAGGTTCTTACGAAACGAATTccaaaaaatgaagttatgaaTCAAAGTTTTAAGGCAGAAATTGAATCTGCTTCTCTATCTAAAAAATTACCTACTCCTCAGATAGAAATTGAATCTGTTTCCTTAACTGAATGCGTACCTCCCCCTTATGATGAATATACGGATAAAGAATGGTTTCCGCGTGACATTGGCTATGATCAAAACTTCGTGATTTCTTATTTAATCAATCAATTGAATACATCTCAACCATTAGTATTTAAAGAAATTCTGGCAGCTATTACTAAAATACACGG TTACAACAGTATGTCAAACgaactttttgaaaagtttatacaaatactatTGTCATATCTGGAAAACCCATCTGGACAAATTCGTCATTATGCAGTTTCTGCTTTTCTGGCACTAAGCCCAAATCGCAGAGATGTTCTGTTGAAGCTAATACCAAAGCTAAACGATCCTATAGATCCGGTTAAAGATGCTGTTAAACGACTGTTAAATGAAATGGCtg GAATCAAAGATGCAGATACCTTATCATCAGTAATCCGAGAACTAGGCGAAATGAAATCAGGTATAATGACTAGTGATAAAGAGGTTATAGAGTCGTTTAAAAATAccataataacaaataaagaatcttttcgaaaactttcaaaatttgttaattcATCAAACagcatgaaaataaaaagtcaaatatCAG caaacaTAACTAACTCTAGCATTTACAAAAATAGCGtattatcaaataaatctttGCAATCAGATTATACACAGATTAAGTCAACACAATTTGATGAGACTGATGAGCCAACACGATTAGATGACACTGCGAATAag aaaattatagcTAATATTCGCGAAAGTCAGAATTCACTTTCACCAAAGCATAAATCGAAAATAGAAAATAACGATaacgcattaaaaaaaaatttatcagattccaaccaaaataaattgcaagtaataaataacaaacttactaaaaaaagcGACTCAATGTATCCAGATCTAGAAGGAAACGAAATCTGTGAtgtgaaaaacaaatataaaagcaAAGTCAAAGTTAAG TCAGCTTTAAAAGACGTCAACAAAACTCACGGTAATTTTAACAATGAAAATAGTTCAGCAACTAAAAGACCGAATCATACAGTTACGACCAATATAGAACCGCAGAATGACAATTCTATTCGATTATTAACAATTAATCGATCATCACAGGATATATCTATCAAAGTGTTTGATAAAAGTACACCCAGCTATCGCAGTGATGGTAGCATTATAAGTGAAGAACATAGAAAGCTTGAGATTGATGGTCGTATAATTTACAACGATACACTTCGTGTAACAAAATTGGGACcatataaagaagaaaaaattctaCTATCAAAACTTCTTGGTTTGTTTAAAGATGAAGACATATGGCACCTTAATAGATTGTTACACGAAAATATACAG GAAACCACTGAACACTTGGCAACTAATCTAGCTAACAAATTATATAAGAGATTTGAATCCCTAAAAtcaa ATCCCAGATTAATGccaaaatttataacaaacagtttttcaaaaacacttCAAGTTGAAAGTAATGAAGAATTGCAATCTTCTTTGGATGTAAATATCTCAAAATCGTTCAATACTTCATGTGAAAGTTATATAG AGTTAGGTCCAAATCaaatggttgaaaaaaaaaaacagcttgaGACTCTTGGTGCAAACAAAAccaaaagaataaataaaaaaaaatcgaaattaattgaaatatccagtattcaaataaataactttgatacTCAAATGAATAAACccgaaagtatttttttcaacgATACTTTGAATCTTCCAATGAAATCACTTAGTGATAGTTTttcatttgaagaaaataaatcCAATGATCAAGCATgctgtttttacaaaacaaccTACAACCTAGACAAAAGAAATGAATCAGAAAGCCAAATCTCGTTTGAACATGCAACACCTAACAACCGAGATAAAACAATATccgttaaacaaattaaatctcTATTCAAAGTACCACCTAGCATTAAAAAAGGGAACAAACTCGCAAGTAAAGCACcactttttaataatgaaacacaaaacaaaaatgaagaaaaaaaacatgttagtctttttaaagcaaaaaaaaacaaagtattgcTTCCCGAAATATCTTTCAACAATAccattaataaattaaactctgacgagaaaaagaaaaaagtggtTTTAGCTTCCAGTTTAacagataataaaaatttatcaagtaaTCAAATATCTGAATATGAAATAAACAATTGTAGTGCAGACAACATTTCAATGTTATTGAACTTTTTGAGAAAGGGTCATGGCGTAAAAAAAAAGGAGCGCTTGtcattgaagttaaaaaaaaccgaaaagttattaaatataaaaaacactaCAGTGAGGAGCGAAAGTTTGTTGTTTACATTGGAGGAAGCagaacaa ATGCTTAGAAAGTTGAATTCTTTGCAAAAACTTACCTACAAAACTTTCCAGTCTGGAGTATGCGGAGAACGCATACTATGTAGATTAGAAACGATAGCTTCAAATTACAAATATGAAACAATAACCAAAGTTATTGAGTCTTTACCAGAAAGATATGGATGCCAAATAg tttcagTTGACTCTGGAATAACAATGTATGGACCGCTTAGTTTTTATTGGAAATCATTATGCAACACGGATCTTTCATTGAATTATCATCAAAGTGACCCAACGCGTAATAAAACTGATTTATTGACTGtagacaataaattttatttaaaaccttgttttttaaggctttaa
- the LOC100211484 gene encoding uncharacterized protein LOC100211484 isoform X12 translates to MKPQICKGGFVVAIVQSQNNSCFDFITCTSESHITLWKVLKVDYSTLSIFVVHKFQVEGPILNLVASDNIIGFTLDKAIFLCKVVVQTNGEVDISKITHSNDQSHLTSVTEEVNLKLKHQISTTRQQKSTVNQNMINNNGLMTGNKSKQTPVDNIKPTSLGKIRKYKDNWFAEKIFSNKPIKKSEATSYKELCTFNFEESKAFEEKSISTTNEVLLSEKYVWPFAPDCFIPNSVVRSFRKPAYPFIDHLTRITNRLSKQDNVPEEIDFENDFEFSDNDNNYQVTNTKTFSFLSGIKEQISRPDKHDGIFVEKRKLRDDTSASEKKKTRQNVKSVIDNTKVKKRNKVLTKRIPKNEVMNQSFKAEIESASLSKKLPTPQIEIESVSLTECVPPPYDEYTDKEWFPRDIGYDQNFVISYLINQLNTSQPLVFKEILAAITKIHGYNSMSNELFEKFIQILLSYLENPSGQIRHYAVSAFLALSPNRRDVLLKLIPKLNDPIDPVKDAVKRLLNEMKIIANIRESQNSLSPKHKSKIENNDNALKKNLSDSNQNKLQVINNKLTKKSDSMYPDLEGNEICDVKNKYKSKVKVKSALKDVNKTHGNFNNENSSATKRPNHTVTTNIEPQNDNSIRLLTINRSSQDISIKVFDKSTPSYRSDGSIISEEHRKLEIDGRIIYNDTLRVTKLGPYKEEKILLSKLLGLFKDEDIWHLNRLLHENIQETTEHLATNLANKLYKRFESLKSNPRLMPKFITNSFSKTLQVESNEELQSSLDVNISKSFNTSCESYIELGPNQMVEKKKQLETLGANKTKRINKKKSKLIEISSIQINNFDTQMNKPESIFFNDTLNLPMKSLSDSFSFEENKSNDQACCFYKTTYNLDKRNESESQISFEHATPNNRDKTISVKQIKSLFKVPPSIKKGNKLASKAPLFNNETQNKNEEKKHVSLFKAKKNKVLLPEISFNNTINKLNSDEKKKKVVLASSLTDNKNLSSNQISEYEINNCSADNISMLLNFLRKGHGVKKKERLSLKLKKTEKLLNIKNTTVRSESLLFTLEEAEQMLRKLNSLQKLTYKTFQSGVCGERILCRLETIASNYKYETITKVIESLPERYGCQIVSVDSGITMYGPLSFYWKSLCNTDLSLNYHQSDPTRNKTDLLTVDNKFYLKPCFLRL, encoded by the exons atgAAGCCACAAATCTGTAAAGGGGGATTTGTAGTTGCTATAGTACAATCTCAAAATAATTcgtgttttgattttataacaTGTACAAGCGAGTCGCACATCACTCTTTGGAAAGTTTTAAAAGTGGATTACAGTACTCTGTCTATATTCGTTGTTCACAAGTTTCAGGTTGAGGGACCTATTTTAAATCTAGTTGCATCTGATAATATTATAGGCTTTACTTTggataaagcaatttttttatgcaaagtCGTTGTTCAAACAAATGGTGAAGTTGATATAAGTAAGATTACTCATTCAAACGATCAATCTCATTTAACATCCGTTACCGAg gaagttaatttgaaattaaaacacCAAATATCGACAACAAGGCAACAGAAATCAACAGTAAACCAAAATATGATTAATAATAATGGCTTGATGACCGGTAACAAAAGTAAGCAAACGCCAGTGGACAATATCAAACCAACTTCATTgggaaaaatcagaaaatataaAGACAATTGGTTTGccgaaaaaatatttagtaataagCCAATTAAAAAATCAGAAGCCACCTCTTATAAAGAATTGTGCACTTTCAATTTTGAagaatcaaaagcttttgaagaG aaaagcATTAGCACAACAAATGAAGTTTTATTGTCAGAGAAATATGTTTGGCCATTTGCCCCCGATTGTTTTATTCCGAATTCTGTAGTACGATCGTTCCGAAAACCTGCTTATCCATTTATTGATCATTTAACAAGGATAACGAACCGTTTATCAAAACAGGATAATGTGCCGGAggaaattgattttgaaaatgattttgaatttaGTGATAATGATAACAATTATCAGGTCACTAATACAAAAACTTTCAGTTTCTTGTCTGGAATTAAGGAGCAAATATCTAGACCAGATAAACATGACGGCATATTTGTTGAGAAAAGAAAACTGCG agaTGACACCTCTGCatctgaaaagaaaaaaacaagacaaaatGTAAAGAGTGTAATTGATAATACTAAAGTGAAAAAGCGTAACAAGGTTCTTACGAAACGAATTccaaaaaatgaagttatgaaTCAAAGTTTTAAGGCAGAAATTGAATCTGCTTCTCTATCTAAAAAATTACCTACTCCTCAGATAGAAATTGAATCTGTTTCCTTAACTGAATGCGTACCTCCCCCTTATGATGAATATACGGATAAAGAATGGTTTCCGCGTGACATTGGCTATGATCAAAACTTCGTGATTTCTTATTTAATCAATCAATTGAATACATCTCAACCATTAGTATTTAAAGAAATTCTGGCAGCTATTACTAAAATACACGG TTACAACAGTATGTCAAACgaactttttgaaaagtttatacaaatactatTGTCATATCTGGAAAACCCATCTGGACAAATTCGTCATTATGCAGTTTCTGCTTTTCTGGCACTAAGCCCAAATCGCAGAGATGTTCTGTTGAAGCTAATACCAAAGCTAAACGATCCTATAGATCCGGTTAAAGATGCTGTTAAACGACTGTTAAATGAAATG aaaattatagcTAATATTCGCGAAAGTCAGAATTCACTTTCACCAAAGCATAAATCGAAAATAGAAAATAACGATaacgcattaaaaaaaaatttatcagattccaaccaaaataaattgcaagtaataaataacaaacttactaaaaaaagcGACTCAATGTATCCAGATCTAGAAGGAAACGAAATCTGTGAtgtgaaaaacaaatataaaagcaAAGTCAAAGTTAAG TCAGCTTTAAAAGACGTCAACAAAACTCACGGTAATTTTAACAATGAAAATAGTTCAGCAACTAAAAGACCGAATCATACAGTTACGACCAATATAGAACCGCAGAATGACAATTCTATTCGATTATTAACAATTAATCGATCATCACAGGATATATCTATCAAAGTGTTTGATAAAAGTACACCCAGCTATCGCAGTGATGGTAGCATTATAAGTGAAGAACATAGAAAGCTTGAGATTGATGGTCGTATAATTTACAACGATACACTTCGTGTAACAAAATTGGGACcatataaagaagaaaaaattctaCTATCAAAACTTCTTGGTTTGTTTAAAGATGAAGACATATGGCACCTTAATAGATTGTTACACGAAAATATACAG GAAACCACTGAACACTTGGCAACTAATCTAGCTAACAAATTATATAAGAGATTTGAATCCCTAAAAtcaa ATCCCAGATTAATGccaaaatttataacaaacagtttttcaaaaacacttCAAGTTGAAAGTAATGAAGAATTGCAATCTTCTTTGGATGTAAATATCTCAAAATCGTTCAATACTTCATGTGAAAGTTATATAG AGTTAGGTCCAAATCaaatggttgaaaaaaaaaaacagcttgaGACTCTTGGTGCAAACAAAAccaaaagaataaataaaaaaaaatcgaaattaattgaaatatccagtattcaaataaataactttgatacTCAAATGAATAAACccgaaagtatttttttcaacgATACTTTGAATCTTCCAATGAAATCACTTAGTGATAGTTTttcatttgaagaaaataaatcCAATGATCAAGCATgctgtttttacaaaacaaccTACAACCTAGACAAAAGAAATGAATCAGAAAGCCAAATCTCGTTTGAACATGCAACACCTAACAACCGAGATAAAACAATATccgttaaacaaattaaatctcTATTCAAAGTACCACCTAGCATTAAAAAAGGGAACAAACTCGCAAGTAAAGCACcactttttaataatgaaacacaaaacaaaaatgaagaaaaaaaacatgttagtctttttaaagcaaaaaaaaacaaagtattgcTTCCCGAAATATCTTTCAACAATAccattaataaattaaactctgacgagaaaaagaaaaaagtggtTTTAGCTTCCAGTTTAacagataataaaaatttatcaagtaaTCAAATATCTGAATATGAAATAAACAATTGTAGTGCAGACAACATTTCAATGTTATTGAACTTTTTGAGAAAGGGTCATGGCGTAAAAAAAAAGGAGCGCTTGtcattgaagttaaaaaaaaccgaaaagttattaaatataaaaaacactaCAGTGAGGAGCGAAAGTTTGTTGTTTACATTGGAGGAAGCagaacaa ATGCTTAGAAAGTTGAATTCTTTGCAAAAACTTACCTACAAAACTTTCCAGTCTGGAGTATGCGGAGAACGCATACTATGTAGATTAGAAACGATAGCTTCAAATTACAAATATGAAACAATAACCAAAGTTATTGAGTCTTTACCAGAAAGATATGGATGCCAAATAg tttcagTTGACTCTGGAATAACAATGTATGGACCGCTTAGTTTTTATTGGAAATCATTATGCAACACGGATCTTTCATTGAATTATCATCAAAGTGACCCAACGCGTAATAAAACTGATTTATTGACTGtagacaataaattttatttaaaaccttgttttttaaggctttaa
- the LOC100211484 gene encoding uncharacterized protein LOC100211484 isoform X11, whose translation MKPQICKGGFVVAIVQSQNNSCFDFITCTSESHITLWKVLKVDYSTLSIFVVHKFQVEGPILNLVASDNIIGFTLDKAIFLCKVVVQTNGEVDISKITHSNDQSHLTSVTEEVNLKLKHQISTTRQQKSTVNQNMINNNGLMTGNKSKQTPVDNIKPTSLGKIRKYKDNWFAEKIFSNKPIKKSEATSYKELCTFNFEESKAFEEKSISTTNEVLLSEKYVWPFAPDCFIPNSVVRSFRKPAYPFIDHLTRITNRLSKQDNVPEEIDFENDFEFSDNDNNYQVTNTKTFSFLSGIKEQISRPDKHDGIFVEKRKLRDDTSASEKKKTRQNVKSVIDNTKVKKRNKVLTKRIPKNEVMNQSFKAEIESASLSKKLPTPQIEIESVSLTECVPPPYDEYTDKEWFPRDIGYDQNFVISYLINQLNTSQPLVFKEILAAITKIHGYNSMSNELFEKFIQILLSYLENPSGQIRHYAVSAFLALSPNRRDVLLKLIPKLNDPIDPVKDAVKRLLNEMKIIANIRESQNSLSPKHKSKIENNDNALKKNLSDSNQNKLQVINNKLTKKSDSMYPDLEGNEICDVKNKYKSKVKVKVTRKQKSALKDVNKTHGNFNNENSSATKRPNHTVTTNIEPQNDNSIRLLTINRSSQDISIKVFDKSTPSYRSDGSIISEEHRKLEIDGRIIYNDTLRVTKLGPYKEEKILLSKLLGLFKDEDIWHLNRLLHENIQETTEHLATNLANKLYKRFESLKSNPRLMPKFITNSFSKTLQVESNEELQSSLDVNISKSFNTSCESYIELGPNQMVEKKKQLETLGANKTKRINKKKSKLIEISSIQINNFDTQMNKPESIFFNDTLNLPMKSLSDSFSFEENKSNDQACCFYKTTYNLDKRNESESQISFEHATPNNRDKTISVKQIKSLFKVPPSIKKGNKLASKAPLFNNETQNKNEEKKHVSLFKAKKNKVLLPEISFNNTINKLNSDEKKKKVVLASSLTDNKNLSSNQISEYEINNCSADNISMLLNFLRKGHGVKKKERLSLKLKKTEKLLNIKNTTVRSESLLFTLEEAEQMLRKLNSLQKLTYKTFQSGVCGERILCRLETIASNYKYETITKVIESLPERYGCQIVSVDSGITMYGPLSFYWKSLCNTDLSLNYHQSDPTRNKTDLLTVDNKFYLKPCFLRL comes from the exons atgAAGCCACAAATCTGTAAAGGGGGATTTGTAGTTGCTATAGTACAATCTCAAAATAATTcgtgttttgattttataacaTGTACAAGCGAGTCGCACATCACTCTTTGGAAAGTTTTAAAAGTGGATTACAGTACTCTGTCTATATTCGTTGTTCACAAGTTTCAGGTTGAGGGACCTATTTTAAATCTAGTTGCATCTGATAATATTATAGGCTTTACTTTggataaagcaatttttttatgcaaagtCGTTGTTCAAACAAATGGTGAAGTTGATATAAGTAAGATTACTCATTCAAACGATCAATCTCATTTAACATCCGTTACCGAg gaagttaatttgaaattaaaacacCAAATATCGACAACAAGGCAACAGAAATCAACAGTAAACCAAAATATGATTAATAATAATGGCTTGATGACCGGTAACAAAAGTAAGCAAACGCCAGTGGACAATATCAAACCAACTTCATTgggaaaaatcagaaaatataaAGACAATTGGTTTGccgaaaaaatatttagtaataagCCAATTAAAAAATCAGAAGCCACCTCTTATAAAGAATTGTGCACTTTCAATTTTGAagaatcaaaagcttttgaagaG aaaagcATTAGCACAACAAATGAAGTTTTATTGTCAGAGAAATATGTTTGGCCATTTGCCCCCGATTGTTTTATTCCGAATTCTGTAGTACGATCGTTCCGAAAACCTGCTTATCCATTTATTGATCATTTAACAAGGATAACGAACCGTTTATCAAAACAGGATAATGTGCCGGAggaaattgattttgaaaatgattttgaatttaGTGATAATGATAACAATTATCAGGTCACTAATACAAAAACTTTCAGTTTCTTGTCTGGAATTAAGGAGCAAATATCTAGACCAGATAAACATGACGGCATATTTGTTGAGAAAAGAAAACTGCG agaTGACACCTCTGCatctgaaaagaaaaaaacaagacaaaatGTAAAGAGTGTAATTGATAATACTAAAGTGAAAAAGCGTAACAAGGTTCTTACGAAACGAATTccaaaaaatgaagttatgaaTCAAAGTTTTAAGGCAGAAATTGAATCTGCTTCTCTATCTAAAAAATTACCTACTCCTCAGATAGAAATTGAATCTGTTTCCTTAACTGAATGCGTACCTCCCCCTTATGATGAATATACGGATAAAGAATGGTTTCCGCGTGACATTGGCTATGATCAAAACTTCGTGATTTCTTATTTAATCAATCAATTGAATACATCTCAACCATTAGTATTTAAAGAAATTCTGGCAGCTATTACTAAAATACACGG TTACAACAGTATGTCAAACgaactttttgaaaagtttatacaaatactatTGTCATATCTGGAAAACCCATCTGGACAAATTCGTCATTATGCAGTTTCTGCTTTTCTGGCACTAAGCCCAAATCGCAGAGATGTTCTGTTGAAGCTAATACCAAAGCTAAACGATCCTATAGATCCGGTTAAAGATGCTGTTAAACGACTGTTAAATGAAATG aaaattatagcTAATATTCGCGAAAGTCAGAATTCACTTTCACCAAAGCATAAATCGAAAATAGAAAATAACGATaacgcattaaaaaaaaatttatcagattccaaccaaaataaattgcaagtaataaataacaaacttactaaaaaaagcGACTCAATGTATCCAGATCTAGAAGGAAACGAAATCTGTGAtgtgaaaaacaaatataaaagcaAAGTCAAAGTTAAGGtaacaagaaaacaaaaa TCAGCTTTAAAAGACGTCAACAAAACTCACGGTAATTTTAACAATGAAAATAGTTCAGCAACTAAAAGACCGAATCATACAGTTACGACCAATATAGAACCGCAGAATGACAATTCTATTCGATTATTAACAATTAATCGATCATCACAGGATATATCTATCAAAGTGTTTGATAAAAGTACACCCAGCTATCGCAGTGATGGTAGCATTATAAGTGAAGAACATAGAAAGCTTGAGATTGATGGTCGTATAATTTACAACGATACACTTCGTGTAACAAAATTGGGACcatataaagaagaaaaaattctaCTATCAAAACTTCTTGGTTTGTTTAAAGATGAAGACATATGGCACCTTAATAGATTGTTACACGAAAATATACAG GAAACCACTGAACACTTGGCAACTAATCTAGCTAACAAATTATATAAGAGATTTGAATCCCTAAAAtcaa ATCCCAGATTAATGccaaaatttataacaaacagtttttcaaaaacacttCAAGTTGAAAGTAATGAAGAATTGCAATCTTCTTTGGATGTAAATATCTCAAAATCGTTCAATACTTCATGTGAAAGTTATATAG AGTTAGGTCCAAATCaaatggttgaaaaaaaaaaacagcttgaGACTCTTGGTGCAAACAAAAccaaaagaataaataaaaaaaaatcgaaattaattgaaatatccagtattcaaataaataactttgatacTCAAATGAATAAACccgaaagtatttttttcaacgATACTTTGAATCTTCCAATGAAATCACTTAGTGATAGTTTttcatttgaagaaaataaatcCAATGATCAAGCATgctgtttttacaaaacaaccTACAACCTAGACAAAAGAAATGAATCAGAAAGCCAAATCTCGTTTGAACATGCAACACCTAACAACCGAGATAAAACAATATccgttaaacaaattaaatctcTATTCAAAGTACCACCTAGCATTAAAAAAGGGAACAAACTCGCAAGTAAAGCACcactttttaataatgaaacacaaaacaaaaatgaagaaaaaaaacatgttagtctttttaaagcaaaaaaaaacaaagtattgcTTCCCGAAATATCTTTCAACAATAccattaataaattaaactctgacgagaaaaagaaaaaagtggtTTTAGCTTCCAGTTTAacagataataaaaatttatcaagtaaTCAAATATCTGAATATGAAATAAACAATTGTAGTGCAGACAACATTTCAATGTTATTGAACTTTTTGAGAAAGGGTCATGGCGTAAAAAAAAAGGAGCGCTTGtcattgaagttaaaaaaaaccgaaaagttattaaatataaaaaacactaCAGTGAGGAGCGAAAGTTTGTTGTTTACATTGGAGGAAGCagaacaa ATGCTTAGAAAGTTGAATTCTTTGCAAAAACTTACCTACAAAACTTTCCAGTCTGGAGTATGCGGAGAACGCATACTATGTAGATTAGAAACGATAGCTTCAAATTACAAATATGAAACAATAACCAAAGTTATTGAGTCTTTACCAGAAAGATATGGATGCCAAATAg tttcagTTGACTCTGGAATAACAATGTATGGACCGCTTAGTTTTTATTGGAAATCATTATGCAACACGGATCTTTCATTGAATTATCATCAAAGTGACCCAACGCGTAATAAAACTGATTTATTGACTGtagacaataaattttatttaaaaccttgttttttaaggctttaa